The Thioalkalivibrio sulfidiphilus HL-EbGr7 genome includes the window CAGCAGGTGACAGACAGGCTGGGAATCAGCGGACGGCTGGACGGGGTCCTGCTGGACCTCGGCGTCTCCTCGCCCCAGCTGGACACCCCGGAGCGCGGCTTCAGCTTCATGAGCGACGGCCCCCTGGACATGCGCATGGACCCGGAGTCCGGCGAGTCCGCCGCCGCCTGGCTGGCCCGGGCCAATGAGGACGAGATCGCCTGGGTGCTCAAGGAATACGGCGAGGAGCGTTTCGCCCGGCGCATCGCCCGGCGCATCGTCGAGACGCGCCAGGAAATGCCCCTGGAACGTACCCGCCAGCTGGCGGAACTCATCGCGGAGGCGGTGCCCTTCAAGGAGCGTCACAAGCATCCGGCCACGCGCAGCTTCCAGGCCATCCGCATCCGGGTCAACGACGAACTGGAGACCCTGCCCCGGTGTCTTGAGCAGATCCCCGCCCTGCTGGCCCCGGGCGGACGCCTGGCGGTGATCAGTTTCCACTCCCTGGAGGACCGGATGGTCAAGCGCTTCCTGCGCGACCAGGCCGAGGGCGAACGCCTGCCCCGGGGCCTGCCGGTGCAGGGCGACGCGCGTCGGGGCCAGACCCTGCGCCTGGTGGGGCGCGCGATCCGCGCCGGCGAAGCGGAGCTGGACCAGAACCCCCGGGCCCGCAGCGCCGTGCTTCGGGTGGCGGAGCGGCTGGCGTGAGGCTGCGCCTGGTGGGGTTCGGGGTGCTGTTCCTGGCGGTGCTGATCAGCGCCTTCGGGGTGATCTACAGCAAGCACCACAGCCGCAGCCTGTTCATGGCGCTGCAGGTGGAGCTGGCTGAACGGGACAGCCTGAACGTGGAGTGGGGCCAGCTGCAGCTGGAACAGAGCACCTGGGCCACCCACGGACGTATCGAAGAGACGGCGCGGCAGCGCTTGAACATGACCCTGCCGAACGCCGGCAACACCGTGATTCTGTTGGATTGAGCGAGGGCCGATGTCGGATTCTCCGGACAAGCTGAGTGCAGTGCGCCGCAACGTGGTGCTGGGACTGTTCGTCCTGGGTTTCGCGGTGGTGCTCGGCCGTGGGCTCGATCTGCAGGTGTTCAAGCAGGACTTCCTGCGCGGCGAGGGCGATGCGCGCCACCTGCGCGTGGTCTCCATTCCTGCCCACCGGGGCATGGTGCTGGACCGCAACGGCGAACCCCTGGCGGTGAGCACGCCGGTGGATTCCGTGTGGGCCAATCCCCAGGAGACCCTGCAGGCTCCCGAGCGGCTGGCGGAGTTGGCCCGGGTGCTGGACATGGACCGGGGTGATCTGCAACGCCGCCTGGCGGAGCGCGCCGGCCGCGAGTTCGTCTACCTGCGCCGACACGTGAACCCGGACGTGGCTGCCCGGGTACAGCAGCTGGGCGTGCCCGGCGTGGCCCTGCAACGGGAATTCCGCCGCTACTACCCCATGGGTGAAGTGGCGGCCCACGTGCTGGGCTTCACCAATATCGATGACCGGGGTCAGGAAGGGCTGGAGCTGGCCCTGAACGAACTGCTGACCGGGCAGCCCGGCGCCAAGCGGGTGGTGCGCGATCGACTCGGCCGGGTGATCCGCGACGTGGAGAACATCCGTCCCGCGCGTCCCGGCAAGGACATCACCCTCACCCTGGATCAGCGCGTGCAGTACCTGGCCTACCGAGAGTTGAAGGCCGCAGTGCAGGCCCACGGCGCACGCTCCGGCTCGGCCGTGATCATGGACGTGCATACCGGCGACATCCTGGCCATGGTCAACCAGCCCAGTCACAACCCCAACAACCGGGGCAGCCTGCGCCGCGATGCCTCCCGCAACCGGGCGGTGACCGACCTGTTCGAGCCGGGCTCCACCATCAAGCCGTTCACCGTGGCAGCGGCGCTTGAGAGCGGCAGCGCGAATCCGCACATGACCCTGGATACCGCGCCAGGTTTTTTCCGCGTTGGCAACCACACCATCCGTGACATCCGCAACTACGGGCGCGTGGACCTGACCACGATGCTGGCCAAGTCCTCCAACATCGGTGCCAGCAAGCTGGCCCTGAGTATGGAGTCGGAGCACCTGTGGCGCACCCTGCATCAGGCGGGGCTGGGGCGCAGCACCGGCAGCGGATTCCCCGGTGAGGCCTCCGGTCTGCTGCGGGATTTCTATTTCTGGCGCGACGTGGATCGCGCCACCCTGGCCTTCGGCTACGGCCTGTCGGTCACCCCACTGCAGCTGGCGCGGGCCTACGCCGCCCTGGCCAACGACGGCGTGATGCCCGCGCCGCGCTTCCTGGCGCACCAGCCGGTGCTGCCCGGCGAGCCGGTCATATCCCCGTCCGTGGCCCGCGAGTTGCGCGCCATGCTGGAGGCGTCGGTGACCGCCGATAGCACCGGTCACCGGGCGCGGGTGGAGGGCTACCGGGTGGCGGGCAAGACCGGCACGGCGCGCAAGAGCGGCGCCGGTGGCTACAGTGAGGAGCGTTTCGTGGCCATGTTCGCGGGCTTCGCCCCGGCGAGCCAGCCGCGCCTGGTGATGGTGGTGGTCATCGATGAGCCGGCCGGCGAGCAGTACTACGGTGGGCAGGTGGCCGCGCCGGTATTCTCGAAGATCATGCAGGGCGCGCTGCGCCTGCTGGACGTGCCGCCCGACGACGTGCCCGGCATCCGCGCCGTGACCGCAGAGGCGGGCAGGGGGCCGGCATGATGAGCGTGCGCGCCAACCAACCCGACTGGCGCCTCTCCACCTTGCTGGAGGGCTTCGCGGCGGTCTCGCCGGGGCTGGACGTCCCGCTGCGGGATCTGTGTCTCGACAGTCGCCGGGCCCAGCCCGGCGCCGTCTTTATTGCCCTGGCCGGTCACCGTGCCCACGGCCTGAGCCACGCCGCCGAGGCGCTTGCCCGCGGTGCGGTGGCGGTGCTCTGGGAGCCGGCACCCGGTGTCGAGGCGCCCGTGGACCTGGGCGTGCCCTGTGTCGCCGTGCCCGGGCTGGGCCAGCGACTGGGCGAGATCGCCGACCGTTTCTTCGGTCATCCCTCCGGCGCCATGAAGCTCATCGGCGTGACAGGCACCGACGGCAAGACCTCGGTGAGCCAGTTCCTGGCCCAGACCCTGTACCAGGAGTCGGGCCGCTGCGGCGTGATCGGCACCCTGGGCGCAGGTGTCTACGGGGAGCTGGTGGAGACCGGACACACCACGCCGGATGCGCTCAGCCTGCACCGCTGGCTCGCGGATCTGCGTGGCCGGGGCGTGCGCTACACGGTCATGGAGGTTTCCTCCCACGCCCTGGTGCAGGGGCGGATCAACGGCGCCGCCCTGGATATCGCCGTGCTCACCAACCTGAGCCGGGATCATCTGGATTACCACGACAGCATGGAGGCCTATGCCGAGGCCAAGGCACGGCTGTTCCGCTGGCCCGGCCTGGAGACTGCCATCCTCAACCTGGACGATGCGTTCGGCCGCAAGCTGGCCGCCGAGCTGGCCGAGCGGGAGGTGCAGATCCTGGGCTACGGCCTGGCTGCCGCCAGCGGCGAGATCGAACAGGTGCGCGGCGAGTCGGTGGAATATCGGCCCGA containing:
- the ftsL gene encoding cell division protein FtsL; this translates as MRLRLVGFGVLFLAVLISAFGVIYSKHHSRSLFMALQVELAERDSLNVEWGQLQLEQSTWATHGRIEETARQRLNMTLPNAGNTVILLD
- the rsmH gene encoding 16S rRNA (cytosine(1402)-N(4))-methyltransferase RsmH, whose translation is MSGKPAPAHRAVLLEEAVEALAVRPDGIYLDGTFGRGGHSGRILERLGPDGRLIALDRDPEAEAEAARRFGDDERFHFERCSFEMLQQVTDRLGISGRLDGVLLDLGVSSPQLDTPERGFSFMSDGPLDMRMDPESGESAAAWLARANEDEIAWVLKEYGEERFARRIARRIVETRQEMPLERTRQLAELIAEAVPFKERHKHPATRSFQAIRIRVNDELETLPRCLEQIPALLAPGGRLAVISFHSLEDRMVKRFLRDQAEGERLPRGLPVQGDARRGQTLRLVGRAIRAGEAELDQNPRARSAVLRVAERLA
- a CDS encoding UDP-N-acetylmuramoyl-L-alanyl-D-glutamate--2,6-diaminopimelate ligase, which translates into the protein MMSVRANQPDWRLSTLLEGFAAVSPGLDVPLRDLCLDSRRAQPGAVFIALAGHRAHGLSHAAEALARGAVAVLWEPAPGVEAPVDLGVPCVAVPGLGQRLGEIADRFFGHPSGAMKLIGVTGTDGKTSVSQFLAQTLYQESGRCGVIGTLGAGVYGELVETGHTTPDALSLHRWLADLRGRGVRYTVMEVSSHALVQGRINGAALDIAVLTNLSRDHLDYHDSMEAYAEAKARLFRWPGLETAILNLDDAFGRKLAAELAEREVQILGYGLAAASGEIEQVRGESVEYRPDGLAFSVVTPWGSGRLETGLLGAFNVHNLLAVLAALLQLGLSLTDALERLTHVRTVPGRMERFSGGKGATLVVDYAHTPAALAQVLQALRMHCEGRLWCVFGCGGNRDPGKRPLMARASEQFADRVVLTSDNPRHEDPQDIAREVMTGFERPAEVHQELDRQAAVEWAWSHAAAGDLVLVAGKGHETVQIVGDEQRPFSDRDLARRLVSGMAEGNGEDIA
- a CDS encoding peptidoglycan D,D-transpeptidase FtsI family protein; translated protein: MSDSPDKLSAVRRNVVLGLFVLGFAVVLGRGLDLQVFKQDFLRGEGDARHLRVVSIPAHRGMVLDRNGEPLAVSTPVDSVWANPQETLQAPERLAELARVLDMDRGDLQRRLAERAGREFVYLRRHVNPDVAARVQQLGVPGVALQREFRRYYPMGEVAAHVLGFTNIDDRGQEGLELALNELLTGQPGAKRVVRDRLGRVIRDVENIRPARPGKDITLTLDQRVQYLAYRELKAAVQAHGARSGSAVIMDVHTGDILAMVNQPSHNPNNRGSLRRDASRNRAVTDLFEPGSTIKPFTVAAALESGSANPHMTLDTAPGFFRVGNHTIRDIRNYGRVDLTTMLAKSSNIGASKLALSMESEHLWRTLHQAGLGRSTGSGFPGEASGLLRDFYFWRDVDRATLAFGYGLSVTPLQLARAYAALANDGVMPAPRFLAHQPVLPGEPVISPSVARELRAMLEASVTADSTGHRARVEGYRVAGKTGTARKSGAGGYSEERFVAMFAGFAPASQPRLVMVVVIDEPAGEQYYGGQVAAPVFSKIMQGALRLLDVPPDDVPGIRAVTAEAGRGPA